tttcaggtctctatctcaatttcaACCCGTGCCCCACAGCGATGTAAGtgtcccatttaaataacacggggttattggcattgaacaattaattttctattctggctaaagtaattgttcaaaaaatttgaaactctgtagactttatccttatattcgcagctactcctcagaatttttacagattttcagctactataattttgagggtacagcatgatgaaaaaaagaaaacaattattttttttatttttatctaaaatttttttcaaattacataTCAAACCACTCTGCATCCTTATCGggagttcttacttttttttattctcgcaCCCAAGTGGGTCAACGGCgatttgttgcactaatacagtaatcaggagctttggacgagttttttttttttaacaaacgaatattttcaaaaaattaaagcgcaGCTCGCTAAATAAGACAATAGTGCGTTAATGTGCAGTAGagtgaaaaaaagtaagaacttctgataaggatgcagactgatttgatatgtcatttgaaaaaaattttagctaaaaataaaaaaaataatttttttctttttttttatcatactgtacccccaaaattatagtaactGAAAATCTGTAcaaattctgaggagtagctgctaatatgaggataaagtctacagagtttcaaatttttcgaacaattactttagccggaataaaaatttaatcgttcaatgccaaaaaccccgtgttatttaaatgggaaacttacatcgctgtgcggcacgggttgaaattgagatagagacctgaaactttgaggatatttttttttatttatttcgaaccacatgagcctctgggagcatagaaattcgaaaatgtccaaaataaggaccaccctaatgaATACCCTCTGGTTTGAGTATGTATTCACTCTGGTCCCACTCTGGAAACATTCTAGAAACACTTTGGTATCAGTTCGTATTCAATGTGGATGCATAACGGTGTCAGTATGTATCCACTCTGTATACTTTATGGAAACACTTTGGATTTACTCCGTAATCGCTCTGAAAATACTGTGGGTTCACTCTCAGAAAAGGGCACAAAACCATTCTGGAAATACTCTGGAGTCCGTATGGTTGCATCGTGTTACCAGAATATTTCCAGAGTGTAtccagaatgtttttaataccGCAAGGGTTGGTATTGATAAAGCTTACTCTTAATACGACTGTATATactagggtgatccaaaaaataataaatttttttttttttcttccaaacaggttcaaaagtttcatttagataaaaaaagacgcctgtaaaaattagagctaatattaacattaagaggttactcatcgcacttttctattttccataagaataacatgggaaaaattttttttacgtcttctgattttcataagtagctaacgatgcgtcataggaataattggcaggcatatttttctagggaattgaatgctctacaaaaaaagattcttatcattttttgaggaatctatttgttcaaaagttatttgaggttgaagtcgaattcatattaaattgtgagattttctacttttccggcgaaactatcagacttattacaaaatatcatgggaccttttttgaagacaattttattccctagaagttataccgaataaagttttttcgaattccgcattgttttctagttatttttattttaatgtcaagctcttaaaatcgattagaagactatttttttataagcatgacattaaaatgaaaataactagaaaacaatgcggaattcgaaaaaactttattcggtatatcttctagggaataaaattgtctacaaaaaaggtctgatgatattttgtaataagtctgatagtttcgccggaacagtagaaaatctcacaatttaatatgaattcgacttcaacctctaataacttttgaacaaatagattcctcaaaaaatgacaaaaatctttttttgtagagcattcaattctctacaaaaatatgcctgccatttattTCTATGatgcatcgttagctacttataaaaatcagaagacgtaaataaatttttcccatgttattcttatgggaaatagaaaagtgcgatgaggaacctcttaatgttaatattaagagctctaatttttacaggcgtctttttttatctaaatgaaacttttgaacctgtttggaagaaaaaaaaaaaagtttctaattttttggatCCCCTAGTATATACATATCTATACCTATATTAATATACTTGTATAAATTCCAAATAATAACGAATTATGACtgatattaagaaaatttcagGTTATTCAAGACCAAGACGAGATCTTGACAAGACAATACAagacaatattattaataacttatttttcgAGATCGATGCAAGACTTATATTTTGAAGTCAAGATCAAGAGGAGATCAAAGCTTTCGAGATCAAGACAAGACTTTCCCAATCTTGTCTTGTCTCGGCTTGAGTGAAGCCCTAGTACTTGCAATCACGTACTGGTACGAAATGACCAGGTTGAACCATTTTTCTCACTGCCGTACGAAGGTCCATATCGAGTAATAACTCGACACGATAAATATTTCATCGTCGATTTTTGAGGACAACAAATCGCCATTTTAGTGGACAGATTGAAGCCGGTGTACGAGGCAAATTCAGTCGACACGACGACGATGACGGCAGACTCCCCAGCAATTATTAAGGCTGGGCCgtactaaacgaatttttgaattttactcttcttttaatttattaatcaatggttattacaaaaatttttatagcttccgaaaaaatgtaaaagacaAACTTTTTCGGAAGGTTTTCATCATTCGAGTGATGTAATTATTCAGAATGtaattagaaaagtaaaattcgttTAGTACTGCACagttagaagtatttatttgaaccaaataagatttattaatagttaataaatgatttgttaaatgagatttatttgagccaaataagccatttctttatagttaataaatggcttatttgaatagaaagaaatgacacatGAAGTTAAGGTTATAACCTTGAATGGAATGAGTGTGattgttagtaaaaatttattatgatgtttcattttttttatatcttttgtataataatttttatcttcaattaacattaattgtgtgtattattttctttaaaaaaataaaattaaacagtccgataaattatttgtcataaccttacttaattaacttcatgtgtcatttctttctattcaaataaataccatttaataaatcatttattaactattaataaatatttatttggctcaaaaaaatacttCTAACAGTTTGCCGACCCTTAACACAGCAACCGAGACTCAAAAACGCCGAGTCCagttgaatatttgaaaaatttacgcgagtcacttttttttcacataaaaatttcttttacaaAGTAACAACTCACCATCGTATTATATtcattgatttaattattaatttattcatatcatttgtaaatatttcattactttaattatcgcatattaaatttaaaaaaaaccaagggAGTCCTGTGGCGTTGCCACAGTAACTGTGATCGATAATTTATTCGTCAATGTTCGTAGCCGGATCGATTTTTATcggattttcattttattttctatcctATTCGTATACTCGTATAGGATTGAGGATAATTAGGCGTTAGCCGTCGAGACGAGTACACGCGTCTTGTCATTcccttaatttaataaattgtatttttaattttactgtgTTACAAcgattgttaaataaaatatttatttaccatGATTAGTTggtttgattaatttattatattttaatattacttaaaccactatatatatatatatatatatatatgtatactaagctgtatcaaaaaaatcaactatttTTGTTTAAGAAAAGTACTCTGAAAATATTGTTCAAGATACCGAAAAAATGACCCTGTTAAAACGGCAGcacttaattttaatatgaaGAGTTGCCTCgtcgcgattttctatttcttatTTGATTAAcataggaaattttttctttttaaatttggtATTTCATCATGCTTTAGCGAATTGAAGTATCGCAAAAATCAATAAACATTTTTGTtagaaattgaacgctctacacaAAAGTTCACTTAtcttttttcgataaatttaatttttccaaagttattcaaggtcaaAGTTtgattcatagtaaattttaccacTATTCGAATGTTTCTGCGAAATCATCAGACTTATCGTAAAATGTTAtaggaactttttttgtagacaattttattccttacaaattatctctgatgaagtttttcgaaatcccgcattgttttctagttattttcattttaatgtaaagctcgtaaaaaaaatagtattcgGATCGATTTCAAGATATTGAAAGAGCTTTACATTTAAAAGTTGTGATGTACCATTACTTGATCAACACATGGCCCTGTAGTCGCTCAAAGACTATATCAATTgaactatgataagtttattgatttggaaaataatttataaattatactactttattctttcataatataaaatttcatgaactttaaaaatgtatttagtAAGATATAGTTAcaacaattcttaaaaaaattgacataacctcaatttaatctaacgaatgaacgattaagtaaaaaatgcccggctGAGCGCGATTTCGAAAactgtcatttaatttaaatttataatctattataaataatcaataatagtatttttagttgtaatttttttttataaaaattattaaaaaaacgccttaaacagttgaagtgagcgactaatggtactgagcGGTTCTAAGGGCTTTTAccttactaaaaaaaaaaaaaaatagttgatttttttgatagagcCTAATATATACACTCGGGTGACCCAAAAAAGcgactattattttttgagtcccttatgaaaatttgttagtttaaaatgttttaagaagcATCTCtgaaaatcagctcgataaaaaattttgaagaggTCACTCACGGATTTtgataacataaaaaatgatcgaaattcggattttttactctaaattttctctttctcggggcagctatagtttatgtttgtgaaatcatgactacgctgaacatttcagcccaaaattaaaataattaaacttcgctcaagaattttgaaagtTTATGAGTACTGTCTTTTGGACGTTTTCGatcgacccttaaatattaatagtaaagcttttcgattttttcaccatcaatttatATCATAATAAGTAAGAAtttaacccgagaaatagaaataataagttatttacatatttttttattttttaattcaatttttagatttttttgctACATATTatgttaatattcaaaattctcgagcgccatttaaatatttaaattttgggctgaaattttcagcacggttgtgattttataaatataaactattgctgccacgagaaagaaaaaatttagaaacaaaaaatccgaatttcaatcatttttgatattccctggttaaaaatactgattgaaaagaattgagaagcggccactccatgcaaactgtatatctatatatacaaacaaaagaattgaaattattgaaaagaattcgaatttcatcatttttaattcttttcaatcagtatttttaaccaAGGTTTTGATAATTCATGAGCGAccccttgaaaatttttcatcaagcTTATTTTTGGAgtggcttcttaaaacatcttaaaccaaaaaattttcataagagactcgaaaaaaaaatagtcagttTTTTTGGGTCACTCGAATATACACAAATAcgtttatttatagaaatttgtatttaaaataattcatacgAGTGCTGGCGCAGTTCTTTCCAATTTGTCATCAAGTCGATGATGTGAATAAACGGCCATCAACATCAAACATAGTAAAATGACATTAGAAGTATTCTTGATTTTTCCTGAAAATAGAACTACGTCGAATTTTCTAGGCCGGTTGATgaagtaattttgtaatttctggCAAACTCACGACTAGGAATAATTGCCATTGTCAGACCACAGATGATTTCTAGAGATCCGACAACTCTTCGATACCATTTACTTGGTACTTTAAAATTGAGAACTTCGGCAAGTGGAAATACTTTTGCATACTTAACGTATTCTTTTCGCTGCAATcaataaaaaaggaaaaaatatttgttagtagaagtactaatatttgaaaGAACATGTTTACTGAAAATTGGCAAACTTTCGATGCATGAAGTATCAAGTCATTGAAGACTGtgacactaaaaaaatatagtagaAAACAAATAGGTAATGAGTTTTTTATTTGAGATACAAATAACATTAATCCGAAATAAAGACTAAAAAGGTTTCATAATAACTAAAATGCTTGATGttattttcgtaaattttttgaatttagcAACTTTTTCTACAAAATCTTTTACTTTTGTCGACAATTTTCGATTATCAAATGATGTCTCGTCACATTAACTTGGTTAtgcaaattttaaatagatacttttaataaaataaaattttcgacaAGTTTTAGTTGAGAATGCTCATTTGAACTCAAATTATGTTGTGTTACAATGAATTTTCCGTATATTTGGATGTGTCTACCTTATTTTACGTTGGATTTACCGTATTTTTCGGTAGATTTTCTACTCGGTCATaaactgttttttaatttttataagatatatgcgtagaaaattgaattaaatattgaaaaataaaagttttagaaATGATCACGTGTTCAAAATCGAGATAACCCTCCGCCCGTCACGCGGCCTCACTACCCTTCGTTCATCGCGCTGCAGCGTTCTGCCACCACGTATTTAATATTGCGATGTTGCTAAGTATCATAActatgatttttcaaaattaaaaccacACAAACTtaacaattaacaattaaatgaaaaaattaaagaaagagataaattaaatgagcTGGAAAAGAATCGCTGGTGGTAACTGGCAACACTGCGCAGAAAATCtaaacaaatttaatgacCGAGTTAACTTGCATCAGCGGCAAATCACCGTGTTTCTCAGGttttctaacaaaaaaaatttattttgatgttcataatatcgaaaaataattaacattatttcattcaatactaaaaagtatagtagaagaactcataaaatttcaaaagactAGAAAATTGACtttctttgaaaataatattttaataaaaattacggatTTGCGCTCATAGCGCGATGGACGAaaggataaataaatttatagcatgattattttcaagtttttttaacttcccgttaagaaaattgtaaattttcaaaaattcgggaagttattgttttcaccccgattttcgaaaatctagttttcatcagatgtcgacgttttgaggtcctaggaagctattctgactatttttggaatgatgtccgagtgtgtgtgcgtgcgtgtgtgcgtgtgtgtgtgtgtgtgtgtgtgtgtgtgtgtgtgtgtgtgtgtgtgtgtgtgtgtgtgtgtaaactctttgtaactttttaactaataaaccgatttagATGTTTAAGGTgccaatcgaaagagcttgatggccgtcaactttcctgaaaatttcagatcatttgatcgagtagactcgaaaatatcggcgagttacgaaaaaaaaaaaatttttttttagttttttagtgatttctcagaaatgaCTTGCACGATCCACTTTAAAATCTAACCAGCTctagaatttgataaaacgcgtcgattgccgccttagccatctcaattgGAGTATTcattcgag
The Microplitis mediator isolate UGA2020A chromosome 6, iyMicMedi2.1, whole genome shotgun sequence genome window above contains:
- the LOC130670648 gene encoding novel acetylcholine receptor chaperone isoform X2 is translated as MASIVLKSLSILLGIFFIFVGTLKVTSYLSKDLHKDLRKEYVKYAKVFPLAEVLNFKVPSKWYRRVVGSLEIICGLTMAIIPSRKIKNTSNVILLCLMLMAVYSHHRLDDKLERTAPALVFLFMLTGRLVIDSQLSEQSKEVVSVNGIDEKTKKQD
- the LOC130670648 gene encoding novel acetylcholine receptor chaperone isoform X1 is translated as MASIVLKSLSILLGIFFIFVGTLKVTSYLSKDLHKDLRKEYVKYAKVFPLAEVLNFKVPSKWYRRVVGSLEIICGLTMAIIPSLLFSGKIKNTSNVILLCLMLMAVYSHHRLDDKLERTAPALVFLFMLTGRLVIDSQLSEQSKEVVSVNGIDEKTKKQD